The Natronogracilivirga saccharolytica region TAGTTTAATTGTATCCATGCAGGCAATTGCATCTTTCGCTGAATAAACCCAGGTTGTTAGCTTAAAGCCAAAAAAGCAATGCAATTGGAAAAACAGCAAAGAATGTTCTCACTGGTCGAGCAGTGGTAAGCCAGCCAGATGACAAAAAAAGAATTTTGCCGGCATCACCAGATCAAGCTATCCACATTTGGTTACTGGACCACCCGCTACCGCCGTAGCTGTAAAGAGTCTGCAGGTGGTTTTGTCCAGATTGATCCGGGCGGTGCGCCATTAGATGGTATGCAGATTAT contains the following coding sequences:
- the tnpA gene encoding IS66 family insertion sequence element accessory protein TnpA, with amino-acid sequence MTKKEFCRHHQIKLSTFGYWTTRYRRSCKESAGGFVQIDPGGAPLDGMQIIYPNGVRPSVEGYDAGLIGELIHLW